Proteins encoded within one genomic window of Methanobrevibacter ruminantium:
- a CDS encoding metallophosphoesterase, with the protein MFFEEKKSRFITRALDVISGFWIWMSLFFFFDILFIYIIGAFVELPFYIIVALLLLVPIITIYSYWHAHMIIVHEKTIELDKINQNINIVHLSDVHYGAIRHKKIILDLRDKLNELPPSCDLAIISGDLADGSCVVEEDDSLPLKDVNIPIVFTAGNHDFYLGIENVYNACRKAGIIILDNEGMEFKDLNIFGLTYSFGEIETVRLEDLKSFIKEDKVNIINFHVPQNWEMFSSLGFDIQLSGHTHGGQFYPVVWIGNIIMYNMGLFKKSIGGKDSYLHVTTGVGSMDYPFRWGTDSELVILKLRKKINSNFIYYHRIIIIE; encoded by the coding sequence ATGTTTTTCGAGGAGAAGAAATCAAGATTCATAACAAGGGCCTTGGATGTGATATCCGGATTTTGGATTTGGATGTCCTTGTTTTTCTTCTTTGACATTCTATTCATTTACATTATTGGAGCCTTTGTGGAACTTCCTTTTTATATTATAGTTGCCCTTCTTCTATTGGTTCCTATAATAACAATCTATAGCTATTGGCATGCTCATATGATTATTGTTCATGAGAAAACAATAGAACTTGACAAGATCAATCAGAACATTAACATTGTCCACCTATCAGATGTTCATTATGGAGCAATCAGGCATAAGAAAATCATTTTAGACTTAAGGGATAAGCTAAATGAATTGCCTCCCTCTTGTGATTTGGCTATCATATCTGGGGATTTGGCAGATGGTTCATGTGTGGTTGAAGAGGATGATTCCCTGCCACTTAAAGATGTGAATATTCCAATTGTTTTTACAGCAGGAAACCATGACTTTTACCTAGGCATCGAAAATGTTTATAATGCCTGCAGGAAAGCAGGAATCATCATTTTAGATAATGAAGGAATGGAATTCAAGGACTTGAATATCTTTGGCCTCACCTATAGTTTTGGCGAGATAGAAACTGTACGTTTAGAGGATTTGAAATCATTCATCAAGGAAGATAAGGTAAATATAATCAATTTCCATGTGCCTCAAAATTGGGAAATGTTTTCAAGTTTGGGCTTTGACATTCAATTGTCTGGTCATACTCATGGAGGACAGTTTTATCCAGTCGTTTGGATAGGAAACATAATTATGTATAATATGGGTCTTTTTAAGAAAAGCATTGGTGGAAAGGATAGTTATTTGCATGTTACAACTGGTGTTGGTTCCATGGATTATCCATTTAGGTGGGGAACTGACAGTGAGCTTGTAATATTGAAATTAAGGAAAAAAATTAATTCAAATTTTATTTATTATCATAGGATTATTATCATAGAATAA